In a genomic window of Brassica rapa cultivar Chiifu-401-42 chromosome A10, CAAS_Brap_v3.01, whole genome shotgun sequence:
- the LOC103847747 gene encoding uncharacterized protein LOC103847747 codes for MKLKETITEQRYWPSLFGKVDTVTVSSVIKMMYRKTVKDTEIRIKYACLALLESVLLLTSLKMKISRDHVEAIKDLDAFFAYPWGRVAFDMLMGSIKERDEIALSQNTIAIKGFVLALQLVMVEAVPALTDVVQDTCSSSESDSEDVDGHGRDIFCKKQTLNPAHARNVDKRIDVLVNSVLVEDPAGPINAGNLVYSDEEHDARVESMLVRISRSHCFNNSDFPSGLKKSDVDRMREVVKSTTKPKRAKKFQSNAQDSETSYIVQVVLEKIKSEVASMERNIKVATSGVEAIEQKVGVYVETLLEKFKEEMLTFVTEKVSTLWKEHIGSLSGAGTIPTSPTKEVSVPATHSSPDADVNAMTIQNVLRDISQYSTPPRSNRMSEAGNLTPSNKAHAGSGYVCVTPVLQSCAQSANSENRSRQNSFHQRLEALIPVEVPILPTNQVHHQEPIADINVGYNNEEGQSSWRSKRQKTVPSGLVCDYQCDPHLLARLRESQRCIFVIQDISEQTRKYAKLVTKLQGKFVFNILGLAVSAKELLLIVDRPRTYSAKVFDILIRVLRSVMTPLLPPQGSRSAAFLDTKFVPSIMRTFPKFLKSKNKEGYLFPKGLTGIFPSKEAPMLHPTRYACQPLGAEPVIQCYDVARPKSVAQSKVHVDSGLMALLMMAYHALYGLDACKTITRELLEEEGKSAAILAYEFKEKL; via the exons ATGAAGCTAAAGGAAACAATAACTGAGCAACGTTATTGGCCGTCGTTATTCGGAAAAGTTGACACGGTGACCGTCTCTTCCGTCATCAAGATGATGTACCGGAAAACAGTCAAGGATACGGAGATCCGGATCAAATATGCATGTCTGGCGCTGCTTGAATCTGTTTTGCTGCTAACAAGCTTAAAGATGAAGATATCAAGAGATCATGTTGAAGCTATAAAAGATCTTGATGCGTTTTTTGCCTATCCTTGGGGGAGAGTAGCATTTGACATGCTTATGGGGAGTAtcaaagagagagatgagataGCTTTGTCGCAAAACACGATTGCTATAAAAGGATTTGTTCTTGCATTACAGCTTGTTATGGTAGAAGCAGTACCGGCGTTGACAGATGTTGTGCAAGATACGTGTTCATCATCCGAATCAGATAGTGAAGATGTGGATGGACATGGCCGTGATATTTTCTGTAAGAAACAGACTCTGAACCCTGCACACGCACGCAATGTAGATAAGAGAATTGAT GTTCTCGTAAATAGCGTCTTGGTTGAAGATCCGGCCGGGCCGATAAACGCGGGAAATTTGGTTTATTCAGACGAAGAACATGATGCGCGAGTTGAAAGCATGTTAGTGCGCATTAGCCGTAGCCATTGTTTCAATAATTCTGATTTTCCCTCTGGCCTTAAAAAGAGTGATGTTGATCGTATGCGAGAAGTGGTTAAATCAACTACAAAGCCAAAGAGAGCTAAGAAGTTCCAGTCTAATGCGCAAGACAGTGAGACCAGTTATATCGTTCAGGTTGTGCTAGAGAAAATTAAATCTGAGGTTGCTTCAATGGAAAGAAACATCAAAGTGGCGACTTCTGGAGTAGAAGCAATAGAACAGAAAGTTGGTGTCTACGTTGAAACATTATTAGAAAAGTTTAAGGAAGAAATGCTCACATTTGTCACTGAAAAGGTTTCTACTCTCTGGAAAGAGCACATAGGTTCTTTGAGTGGAGCAGGAACCATTCCAACGTCTCCCACGAAAGAAGTATCCGTTCCTGCGACTCATTCAAGTCCGGATGCTGATGTCAATGCCATGACTATACAAAACGTGCTGCGAGATATTAGTCAGTACTCTACTCCTCCAAGATCCAATCGTATGAGCGAA GCTGGGAATCTCACTCCAAGTAATAAAGCTCATGCTGGATCTGGATATGTTTGCGTCACACCGGTGCTTCAGTCATGTGCACAGTCAGCTAACAGCGAAAATCGTTCTAGGCAAAACTCCTTCCATCAACGTTTG GAAGCGCTTATTCCGGTTGAAGTTCCTATATTGCCGACAAACCAGGTTCATCATCAGGAACCTATAGCCGACATTAATGTTGGTTACAACAATGAAGAAGGCCAATCATCATGGAGAAGTAAGAGGCAGAAGACGGTTCCATCAGGTCTCGTTTGTGATTATCAATGTGATCCGCATTTACTTGCTCGTCTTAGGGAATCTCAGAGGTGCATATTTGTTATACAAGATATATCTGAACAGACAAGAAAGTATGCAAAACTGGTTACCAAATTGCAAGGGAAATT TGTGTTCAACATCTTGGGATTGGCAGTATCTGCAAAGGAACTACTACTAATTGTGGATCGACCTCGTACTTACTCTGCTAAG GTTTTTGATATTCTAATTCGAGTTCTACGTTCGGTTATGACTCCATTGCTGCCTCCTCAAGGTTCTCGGAGTGCTGCATTTCTAGATACCAAATTTGTCCCTTCTATTATGAGGACCTTCCCAAAGTTTCTCAAGTCGAAAAATAAAGAAGGTTACCTATTTCCTAAAGGGCTTACTGGGATTTTCCCTTCAAAAGAAGCTCCGATGCTCCATCCAACAAG ATATGCATGTCAACCTTTGGGAGCAGAGCCTGTGATTCAGTGTTATGATGTTGCTAGGCCAAAGTCAGTAGCTCAGAGTAAAGTTCATGTTGACTCTGGGTTGATGGCTTTGTTGATGATGGCGTATCACGCCCTCTATGGCCTCGATGCGTGTAAGACAATAACTAGAGAATTGCTTGAAGAGGAAGGGAAGAGTGCAGCAATATTGGCGTATGAGTTCAAGGAGAAGTTGTAG